In the genome of Sander vitreus isolate 19-12246 chromosome 13, sanVit1, whole genome shotgun sequence, one region contains:
- the spag7 gene encoding sperm-associated antigen 7 homolog: MADLLGSILNSMEKPPTVGDKESRRKAREQAARLKKMEEDERRKKAEFRKKMEKEVSDFIQDSSQQKRKYNPMGKIERSILHDVAEVAGLTSFSFGEDEESRYVMLFKKEFAPSDEELEAYRKGEEWDPKLAEQRRRLKEQAALEETASSQTKKAETCPNSNYRDKYSHLIGTSAAKDAAHTLEANSAYGCVPVANKRDTRSIEEAMNEIRAKKRQKQEDDSGAHSSSS, translated from the exons ATGGCGGACCTCCTAGGCTCAATCTTAAACTCGATGGAAAAGCCTCCAACAGTCGGCGACAAGGAAAGCCGACGAAAGGCTAGAG agCAAGCAGCAAGACTCAAGAAGATGGAGGAAgatgagagaagaaagaaagccGAGTTCAGGAAAAAA ATGGAGAAAGAAGTGTCGGATTTCATTCAAGACAGTTCACAACAGAAACGAAAATACAATCCTATGGGGAAGATTGAAAGGAGTATATT GCATGATGTTGCAGAAGTGGCTGGTCTGACTTCTTTTTCTTTCGGAGAGGACGAGGAGAGCCGTTATGTCATGCTTTTCAAGAAG GAGTTTGCTCCATCAGATGAGGAGCTAGAAGCTTATCGCAAAGGAGAGGAGTGGGACCCCAAGCTGGCAGAGCAGCGGCGCAGGTTAAAA GAACAGGCTGCATTGGAAGAAACCGCATCCAGTCAGACAAAGAAGGCAGAAACATGTCCCAACTCCAACTACAGAGACAAGTACAGTCACCTGATTGGCACCTCAGCTGCAAAAGATGCAGCACATACACTGGAGGCCAACAGCGCTTATGGCTGTG tgcCGGTGGCCAACAAGAGGGACACACGCTCTATAGAGGAAGCCATGAATGAAATCCGAGCGAAGAAACGGCAGAAGCAAGAGGACGACTCAGGGGCGCACAGCAGCAGTTCTTGA
- the mepcea gene encoding 7SK snRNA methylphosphate capping enzyme: MSVDEDTVKTGSPQASSTSSLQLSECTGGYSNITVMVEGTAATPDFAAACPVSGPEASPKHISTTDALTHSDDAGQGARGNENNINRRNSFHHSKQQQTKLTKRRYTATASFKHPTSGKRRRRANSESDSVLPTNFLLGGNIFDPLNLNSLLDEEVNKALNAETPKSSPLPAKSRDPVEILIPRDITDPLNLNSGIAGSSFLVSPFKSSGRKRHRNRHHGGGGSGGGGGGGGISTTQINLSESGKSEVKTGTSTLLPGMLASCSALDVSKESNSFSSVAGDSHEHSADNSASCKEEMTSVSIEDSTSSTSGAPNQHTSRRKRRRNSGKMEAPVTHSTPIGKSVSVDRSCGTSRNFQSFHTPRSGSKTGPGGRQHQQPHTQAKEQQKKFQYGNYNKYYGYRNPGASEDARVRVLRPEWFEGKDVLDLGCNSGHLTLYIAKMLRPARILGLDIDSGLVHAARKNIRHYLSELQTQEARHAMQEKKSTKQARNGNESLTGTDKKHNEAESRDENGKPVKGKSGPAEAANDNDSCHTDEAGTQRQGDKTEEMEQEDCESPPADHSVSCSFPVSLRISRGPIAAPPLTETSTTRPGEFPSNVSFIKANYVLENDNLLLTQRPEYDVILCLSVTKWVHLNWGDSGLMRLFKRVYKHLRPGGMFILEPQPWESYVRRKKLTDNISRNFHSIRLKPDQFSSYLTTEVGFTSSEYLGAPKCSIRGFQRPIYLFHK, encoded by the exons ATGTCTGTTGATGAGGATACTGTAAAAACTGGCAGTCCACAGGCCAGCTCAACTTCATCTCTGCAGCTCTCAGAATGTACTGGAGGATACAGCAATATAACTGTGATGGTGGAGGGTACCGCTGCCACCCCTGATTTTGCAGCTGCTTGTCCTGTCTCAGGCCCTGAAGCCTCTCCAAAACACATCAGCACAACTGATGCGCTTACCCACTCAGACGACGCTGGACAGGGAGCCAGAGGGAACGAGAATAATATCAATCGCAGGAACAGCTTTCATCATTccaaacagcaacaaacaaaACTAACAAAGCGCCGCTACACAGCAACCGCTAGTTTCAAGCATCCGACATCTGGCAAGAGGAGACGAAGGGCCAACTCTGAGAGTGACTCCGTCCTGCCTACCAACTTCCTCCTGGGTGGGAACATTTTTGACCCACTGAATCTCAACAGCCTGCTGGATGAGGAGGTCAACAAGGCACTCAATGCAGAGACGCCCAAATCCTCCCCGCTGCCAGCGAAGAGTCGAGACCCTGTGGAAATACTCATTCCCAGAGATATCACAGATCCACTGAACCTGAACAGCGGGATAGCAGGCAGCAGCTTTTTGGTGTCCCCCTTCAAAAGTAGTGGCAGGAAGAGACACCGCAACAGACAccatggaggaggagggagtggggggggtggtggtggtggtgggattTCAACCACACAGATCAACCTCTCAGAATCAGGAAAAAGTGAGGTTAAAACTGGCACCTCCACACTGCTTCCAGGTATGTTAGCCTCATGTTCTGCTCTAGATGTCTCCAAAGAGTCCAACAGTTTCTCCAGTGTCGCAGGGGATTCCCATGAGCACTCAGCTGACAACTCAGCCAGCTGCAAGGAGGAGATGACATCTGTTTCTATAGAGGATTCCACTTCCTCCACATCGGGGGCACCAAACCAGCACACAAGCAGACGCAAGCGTAGGCGCAACTCTGGCAAAATGGAGGCCCCTGTGACCCATTCTACGCCAATTGGAAAGTCAGTATCTGTAGACCGGAGTTGTGGTACATCGAGAAATTTCCAGTCCTTCCACACACCAAGGAGTGGTTCCAAAACAGGGCCAGGAGGTCGCCAGCACCAGCAGCCCCACACCCAGGCGAAGGAGCAACAGAAGAAGTTCCAGTATGGGAACTACAACAAGTATTATGGCTACCGCAACCCAGGCGCTAGTGAAGACGCACGGGTACGTGTGCTTCGTCCCGAATGGTTTGAAGGTAAAGACGTTCTGGATTTGGGGTGCAACTCTGGCCACCTAACACTCTATATTGCCAAAATGCTAAGACCTGCCCGCATATTGGGCCTGGATATTGACAGTGGTCTGGTACATGCAGCTCGTAAGAACATCAGACATTATCTGTCTGAACTGCAGACCCAAGAGGCCAGGCATgcgatgcaggagaaaaagagcACTAAGCAGGCGAGGAATGGAAATGAGAGTCTCACAGGCACAGACAAGAAGCACAACGAAGCAGAGAGCAGGGATGAAAACGGTAAACCGGTGAAAGGAAAAAGTGGCCCTGCAGAGGCTGCAAATGACAATGACTCCTGTCACACAGATGAGGCGGGGACCCAGAGGCAGGGCGACAAAACAGAGGAAATGGAGCAGGAAGATTGTGAATCACCCCCCGCTGATCACTCTGTGAGTTGCTCTTTTCCCGTGTCCCTACGGATCTCCAGGGGGCCCATTGCTGCACCTCCACTAACAGAAACATCCACCACACGGCCCGGAGAGTTCCCCTCAAATGTGTCCTTCATCAAG GCCAATTATGTACTGGAGAACGATAATCTTCTTTTGACTCAGCGTCCAGAGTACGACGTGATCCTGTGCCTGAGCGTTACCAAATGGGTTCACCTGAACTGGGGAGACAGTGGCCTCATGCGGCTCTTCAAGAGAGTCTACAAACATCTCCGTCCTGGAGGCATGTTCATTCTGGAGCCACAGCCCTGGGAGTCCTATGTGAGGAGGAAGAAGCTGACG GATAATATTAGCAGGAACTTTCACAGTATCCGCCTCAAACCTGACCAGTTTTCATCATACCTTACAACAGAGGTGGGCTTCACCAGTTCTGAGTACCTTGGGGCCCCCAAGTGTTCAATAAGAG GTTTTCAGAGGCCAATCTACTTATTTCACAAATGA
- the defbl2 gene encoding beta-defensin-like 2, with translation MKGLSLVLLVLLLMLAVGEGNDPEMQYWTCGYRGLCRRFCYAQEYIVGHHGCPRRYRCCAVRS, from the exons ATGAAGGGACTGAGCTTGGTTCTCCTTGTGCTTCTCCTGATGCTCGCAGTCGGGGAGG GCAATGATCCAGAAATGCAGTACTGGACATGTGGGTATAGAGGACTCTGCAGACGGTTCTGCTATGCTCAGGAGTACATCGTTGGTCATCACGGTTGCCCTCGAAGATACAG GTGCTGTGCTGTGCGGTCTTAG
- the chrdl2 gene encoding chordin-like protein 2, producing MKSMFFFFFIIWFADAELKPRKGSGVVCNFKDKTYSPGDSWHPYLEPFGFMFCMRCVCTETGHVKCNTIKCPALPCEHPVAEPQRCCPRCTDEPRIPAGLRASVKSCRYNGSIYQPGETFTKLDLFPSKQSNQCVMCTCSNGNIFCALKTCQPVTCSSPVSFPDTCCLVCKDHGTSGSSSTEDGNQQLNRGVRHSVDQCSGEQSRARSDRATTPRDRTSPRGLSLSKLNLKGASETTVKILLQRKHQRACLYNGKTYSHGDIWHPVLGKVLECILCTCTDGLQDCKRITCPSQYPCPHPMKSAGKCCKTCAESKAERNQTQCYLGYKNNLLVYKVDSSLKVDSPSTVRIIAVERQSTAEVEVQVWKTVEGVLQLMEIGDVQRKDIVDHPENYTLLTTLDEETWRKFKEERENLSTAPQTTLCEDGIREMVTFLNPKQIEDLCSP from the exons ATGAAGtccatgtttttcttctttttcatcaTTTGGTTTGCAGATGCAGAGCTAAAACCCCGGAAAG GGTCCGGGGTGGTATGTAATTTCAAAGACAAGACATACAGCCCAGGAGACAGCTGGCATCCCTACCTAGAGCCCTTCGGATTCATGTTCTGTATGCGCTGTGTCTGCACAGAG ACAGGTCATGTGAAATGTAACACAATCAAGTGTCCTGCTCTGCCATGTGAACACCCAGTAGCTGAGCCTCAGCGGTGTTGTCCAAGATGCACAG ATGAGCCCAGGATCCCTGCAGGGCTGCGAGCTTCAGTGAAATCCTGCAGGTATAATGGAAGTATTTATCAGCCAGGGGAGACCTTCACAAAGCTCGACCTCTTCCCCTCCAAGCAAAGCAATCAATGTGTTATGTGCACATGCTCT AATGGAAACATTTTCTGCGCTCTGAAGACATGCCAACCAGTCACCTGTTCCTCACCAGTCTCTTTCCCAGATACGTGCTGTTTGGTGTGTAAAG ATCATGGCACCAGTGGCTCCTCATCAACTGAGGATGGAAACCAGCAACTGAACAGAGGCGTT AGGCATTCAGTCGACCAGTGTTCTGGAGAGCAGAGCAGGGCGCGGTCCGACCGTGCCACTACACCCAGAGACAGGACTTCTCCCAGAGGCCTGAGCCTCAGTAAACTTAACCTCAAAGGGGCTTCAGAGACCACCGTGAAGATTTTGTTGCAGAGGAAACACCAAAGAG CGTGCTTATACAATGGCAAGACATACTCTCATGGAGACATTTGGCACCCAGTTTTGGGGAAGGTCCTGGAGTGCATCCTGTGCACTTGTACTGATGGCCTCCAGGACTGCAAACGCATCACGTGTCCCAGCCAGTACCCATGCCCACATCCTATGAAATCAGCGGGAAAGTGCTGCAAGACTTGTGCAG AAAGTAAAGCTGAACGTAACCAGACCCAGTGTTATCTTGGATATAAAAATAACCTCTTGGTGTATAAAGTAGACTCATCTTTGAAAGTTGACTCACCCAGCACAGTTAGGATCATTGCTGTTGAAAGACAAAGTACTGCTGAGGTTGAAGTGCAAGTATGGAAGACTGTCGAAG gtgTGTTACAATTAATGGAAATTGGTGACGTTCAAAGAAAAGACATTGTGGATCATCCAGAAAATTACACATTACTTACAACACTTGATGAAG agACATGGAGAAAAtttaaagaggagagagaaaatctGAGCACAGCTCCTCAGACCACACTTTGTGAAGACGGCATACGAGAGATGGTGACTTTTCTAAATCCCAAGCAGATAGAAGACCTGTGTTCACCCTGA